One Lacipirellulaceae bacterium DNA window includes the following coding sequences:
- a CDS encoding YdjY domain-containing protein encodes MERINELRLAWLVVLCCLLSLAPVNADEAEQAHVALVAEGEAEPLEDAIDFSPAERPRLPDPVGAVLLVPPTEPDRVWVDKKKRSVIVDGYVTLQEGYLEMFACIAGTKEHEAVVSLESRAFLMHTGLLAVGAKPGKTAIYLPELRPVLAFDFFFSDIATAYSTPQFFPPTGTEIEVTVHWLDREGVWQQARAQDWVIDGNTDKPMTQPWVFAGSGFWKDEQTGKEHYLAESGDVICVSNFSTAMLDVPIESSQQNDGLIFTANPKKVPPLGTPIRLVLTPKFVQEQGSDSEANN; translated from the coding sequence ATGGAACGAATCAACGAACTGCGATTAGCCTGGCTGGTCGTTCTCTGCTGCTTGCTCAGTCTTGCACCAGTAAACGCTGACGAAGCCGAGCAAGCGCATGTTGCGCTCGTTGCCGAAGGCGAAGCTGAGCCGCTGGAAGATGCCATCGATTTTTCACCTGCGGAGAGACCCAGATTGCCAGACCCGGTTGGTGCCGTTCTACTAGTTCCGCCTACGGAGCCAGACCGCGTGTGGGTCGATAAAAAGAAGCGGTCGGTGATCGTCGATGGCTATGTGACACTTCAAGAGGGCTATCTGGAAATGTTCGCCTGCATCGCGGGCACCAAAGAGCATGAAGCAGTGGTCTCGCTCGAATCGCGAGCTTTTCTCATGCACACGGGGCTGCTTGCCGTGGGAGCGAAGCCGGGCAAGACAGCGATCTACCTGCCCGAGTTACGTCCCGTTTTGGCGTTCGACTTTTTTTTCTCCGACATTGCCACCGCGTATTCGACGCCCCAGTTTTTCCCTCCCACAGGAACGGAGATTGAGGTCACCGTTCACTGGCTCGACCGAGAGGGCGTGTGGCAACAGGCCCGCGCGCAGGATTGGGTGATCGACGGCAATACGGACAAACCGATGACCCAACCCTGGGTGTTCGCCGGCAGCGGTTTCTGGAAAGACGAACAAACCGGCAAGGAACACTACCTGGCCGAATCAGGTGATGTGATTTGCGTCAGCAACTTCAGCACGGCAATGCTCGACGTGCCAATTGAGAGCAGCCAGCAGAACGATGGGCTCATCTTTACTGCGAATCCGAAGAAGGTGCCGCCGTTGGGGACGCCGATTCGGTTGGTGTTGACGCCGAAGTTTGTTCAGGAGCAGGGAAGTGACAGTGAAGCCAATAACTAA
- a CDS encoding PQQ-like beta-propeller repeat protein, with the protein MPPAYSKQYFFSISLLFLALTTNLQAEDWPQWRGPRRDGVSKETGLLQEWPAAGPPQKWVFKDCGIGYSGPAVVGDRIYILGSRDGVEKLIALNTNSGEELWFTDIGTEFENGWGNGPRSTPTVDGDRIYALGAQGNLICVEAPSGELVWQKSMVDLGSKGPPFWGYSESPLIHQGHVIVTPGGKEGAIVALDKSTGELVWQSAELTSGAHYSSTMLTQRNGKAEIVQLLVDKGVGVDAATGDMLWQTPWPGRVAVVPTPILRDNHVYFTSGYGVGSMLVSIDAQYNVDVAYDNKVMKNHHGGVVLIGDHLFGHSDKVGWVCQDFLSGKSVWREREALGKGSIAYADNRLYCFSKDEGIAVLADASPEGWKEHGRFTLSPLSEIRKDKGRIWTQPVVSNGRLYLRDQDLLYSFDVSDGKTGLAVQ; encoded by the coding sequence ATGCCGCCCGCCTACTCGAAGCAGTACTTTTTTTCTATCTCCCTGCTCTTCCTAGCACTCACAACAAACCTTCAAGCCGAAGATTGGCCCCAATGGCGCGGGCCGCGACGCGATGGAGTCTCGAAGGAAACCGGCCTGCTCCAAGAGTGGCCCGCAGCGGGGCCGCCGCAGAAATGGGTTTTTAAGGATTGCGGCATTGGCTATTCGGGCCCGGCGGTTGTTGGAGACCGGATTTACATCCTCGGCTCACGCGATGGTGTCGAGAAACTGATTGCGTTAAACACGAACTCCGGCGAGGAGCTTTGGTTCACCGACATCGGGACTGAATTTGAAAACGGCTGGGGGAATGGACCTCGCAGTACGCCGACCGTTGATGGAGATCGTATCTACGCACTTGGTGCGCAAGGCAATCTCATTTGTGTGGAAGCACCTTCGGGCGAGCTGGTCTGGCAGAAGTCGATGGTTGACTTGGGTTCGAAAGGACCGCCTTTCTGGGGTTACAGTGAGTCGCCGTTGATTCACCAAGGGCATGTCATCGTCACTCCTGGTGGCAAGGAAGGAGCGATCGTCGCGCTCGACAAGTCAACCGGCGAGCTCGTCTGGCAGTCCGCTGAGCTCACCTCAGGCGCCCACTATTCATCCACCATGCTCACCCAGCGAAACGGCAAGGCGGAAATCGTTCAACTGCTGGTCGACAAAGGCGTCGGCGTTGATGCGGCGACCGGTGACATGCTTTGGCAGACTCCCTGGCCAGGGCGCGTGGCCGTTGTTCCGACGCCCATCCTGCGTGACAATCACGTCTACTTCACCAGCGGCTACGGCGTCGGCAGCATGCTCGTTTCTATTGACGCTCAGTACAACGTTGACGTTGCCTACGACAACAAGGTGATGAAAAACCACCACGGTGGCGTTGTCCTGATCGGCGACCATCTTTTTGGTCACTCCGACAAAGTCGGCTGGGTCTGCCAAGATTTCCTCAGCGGCAAGTCCGTCTGGCGCGAACGAGAAGCCCTCGGCAAAGGCTCAATCGCCTACGCCGACAACCGTCTCTACTGCTTCAGCAAAGACGAGGGGATCGCCGTCCTTGCCGATGCCTCACCCGAAGGCTGGAAAGAACACGGCCGTTTCACCCTAAGCCCGCTCAGCGAAATCCGCAAAGACAAAGGCCGCATTTGGACGCAGCCCGTTGTGAGCAACGGCAGGCTGTATCTGCGAGATCAGGATTTGCTCTATTCGTTTGATGTGAGTGATGGGAAGACGGGGTTGGCGGTGCAGTAG
- a CDS encoding BatA domain-containing protein produces MSFLSTIFLWALPLIAAPVVVHLYRGRQTEEIDWGAMHFLNAAVTEGRRFERLEELILMALRILAIAALVFAFARPKISSSWLGGGQQSEVILVVDDSLSTSQQIGASEDEGILFDAIKAQAVEQLNQLGTSDRVQVLLASAGGRWLTPEALPCDSANRARLAEQFEELKPTQAAADLLNCVNQCVALESTEGIVQRRIIIFTDEQAHSWSLESKANWQQTGIVITDATPPTSVQVVLADSPQGAAQSTNLAASEVAANRTVVAVGEKIELRAEVSNFGATASEAAEVEWIWGGKPDSNSGEDADSADEFEDTGQVIGRSQVKPLEPGERTQVTHSVTVKKAGIHLATCRLAIEDPILLDNTNHVVIQAAKEIPILIVADETEARVSASALLSAALGYSKGKPSDWHSRYRPRIVSLDEFDEVSLAEYRVVLFPSLSDISRSKIEEIASYVRTGGGLWLACGSTLDRQVFNADWHDDGAGLSPVRLTQLSSTEDLGEAASILHAPEATHPATRQLADTTQLDIQQARLSEFWEFDRPKRREEQLSVLLETSSGHPLAVEGYFGEGRVIVQALPLGLDWTNLPLLKSYVVMVHDWLDYLSAPGSARHNLNPGSAIASLIPEEQLAESVTVFAPNRKKIEIPHSSESEIQTISYSQTQMPGVYWLSLETEEGSTDVPYHVRPPGEESRTIKLSSEEQTWLTDTAHVSFHDSTPPEPESSTGSSGTQPFWPSLLIVLLVLLLVELLLAHLTARQRFAELTPT; encoded by the coding sequence ATGAGTTTCCTCAGCACCATTTTCCTATGGGCCTTACCGCTGATCGCGGCCCCGGTCGTGGTGCACCTTTATCGGGGACGGCAGACGGAGGAAATTGATTGGGGCGCGATGCACTTCCTCAACGCTGCCGTGACGGAAGGACGTCGATTCGAGCGACTGGAGGAACTCATCCTGATGGCTCTGAGAATACTCGCCATCGCTGCACTGGTGTTCGCCTTTGCTCGCCCCAAGATTAGTTCGAGCTGGCTGGGCGGAGGCCAACAGAGCGAGGTGATTCTTGTGGTTGACGATTCGCTCAGCACTTCGCAGCAAATCGGCGCGAGCGAGGATGAGGGCATCCTGTTCGACGCAATCAAGGCCCAGGCGGTCGAACAACTCAATCAGCTAGGAACCAGCGACCGCGTCCAAGTGCTTCTCGCCTCCGCGGGAGGAAGGTGGCTCACCCCCGAAGCGTTGCCATGCGACAGCGCCAACCGCGCCCGTCTTGCCGAGCAGTTCGAAGAACTCAAGCCGACTCAAGCGGCAGCCGACCTACTCAACTGCGTCAATCAGTGCGTTGCCCTGGAAAGCACTGAGGGCATTGTCCAAAGAAGAATCATCATCTTCACCGATGAGCAAGCTCACAGTTGGTCTCTGGAGAGCAAAGCCAACTGGCAGCAAACTGGTATCGTCATCACCGATGCAACTCCCCCGACCTCGGTCCAAGTCGTTCTCGCCGACTCGCCCCAGGGAGCCGCTCAGTCTACGAACCTCGCCGCGAGTGAAGTCGCCGCGAACCGCACCGTCGTCGCGGTCGGCGAGAAGATCGAACTTCGCGCGGAAGTTTCCAATTTCGGAGCCACCGCCAGCGAAGCCGCGGAAGTTGAATGGATCTGGGGTGGCAAACCTGATTCCAACTCTGGTGAAGACGCGGACTCAGCGGACGAATTCGAAGACACCGGCCAAGTGATTGGTCGCTCCCAGGTCAAACCGCTCGAACCGGGAGAACGCACCCAAGTCACACACTCCGTCACGGTCAAAAAAGCAGGCATCCACCTAGCGACTTGTCGCTTAGCCATTGAGGACCCAATCCTTTTGGATAATACCAACCACGTCGTTATCCAAGCCGCCAAAGAGATCCCCATCCTAATCGTCGCGGATGAAACGGAGGCTCGCGTTTCTGCTAGTGCACTACTTTCGGCAGCGCTTGGTTACTCAAAAGGAAAGCCAAGCGATTGGCACTCGCGTTACCGACCTCGCATCGTTTCGCTTGACGAGTTCGACGAAGTCTCACTGGCTGAGTATCGCGTTGTCCTCTTCCCATCCCTAAGCGACATAAGTCGGTCAAAGATCGAAGAGATTGCCAGCTACGTCCGAACCGGCGGGGGCCTCTGGCTCGCCTGCGGCAGCACCTTGGATCGACAAGTCTTCAACGCCGACTGGCACGATGATGGTGCCGGTTTGTCGCCTGTTCGCCTCACGCAACTTTCCAGCACAGAAGACCTCGGGGAAGCGGCCAGCATCTTGCATGCGCCTGAGGCAACGCATCCGGCAACACGCCAATTGGCTGATACGACCCAGCTCGACATCCAACAGGCAAGGCTCAGCGAGTTTTGGGAATTCGACCGACCGAAGCGTCGAGAAGAACAACTCTCTGTGCTTCTTGAAACAAGCAGCGGCCATCCTTTGGCGGTTGAAGGCTACTTCGGTGAAGGGCGAGTGATCGTCCAAGCATTGCCGCTTGGCTTGGATTGGACCAACCTGCCGCTGTTGAAAAGCTACGTGGTGATGGTTCACGACTGGCTGGACTATCTTTCAGCGCCCGGTTCCGCAAGGCACAATCTGAATCCAGGAAGCGCGATCGCATCTCTCATTCCCGAAGAACAACTCGCTGAGTCGGTCACGGTCTTCGCTCCAAATCGCAAGAAGATCGAAATCCCTCATTCCTCCGAATCAGAGATTCAAACGATCAGTTACTCGCAAACTCAAATGCCTGGCGTTTACTGGCTTTCTCTTGAAACCGAAGAGGGATCGACCGACGTCCCCTACCACGTCCGCCCACCTGGTGAAGAATCTCGAACGATCAAGCTCTCGTCCGAAGAGCAAACTTGGCTCACCGACACCGCACACGTTTCGTTTCACGACTCAACGCCACCTGAGCCGGAAAGCAGCACGGGTTCCAGCGGCACGCAACCATTTTGGCCATCACTGCTTATTGTGCTACTTGTCTTGTTGCTGGTGGAGCTATTGCTCGCTCACCTGACGGCACGACAGCGGTTTGCAGAACTGACTCCTACCTAA
- a CDS encoding DUF58 domain-containing protein: MSSPRVEKFVSNLRQSRRNVPENTTQGTRKTQSESTIGNSSDLFDPDTLAKLGNLELISQNVVDGFLSGKHRSTHKGGYTEFSEYRPYAAGDDLRMLDWKLYAKSDRYYVRQYDDETNLQALLVLDGSGSMAFGRSTVSKWDYARMAASCLARLLLRQRDSAGLAISGQGLRNYLRPLPRANHLAQMLEVMAQSKAEGKTSLAETLLEIPQRLTRRGMVIVLSDCFGDPEVLRNAFEQIRLRGHDLLLFQVLAPEEITFPFRRASFFRDLELPRRLQVQPTAVRRQYLKQFNSFQDQLRQIVSDLAIDYQQLQTNQSLGDTLAEYLRRRGAKKPTQRARA; the protein is encoded by the coding sequence ATGAGTTCCCCCCGCGTCGAAAAATTCGTCTCGAACCTCCGGCAATCGCGTCGCAACGTTCCCGAGAACACTACGCAAGGAACTCGCAAGACACAATCTGAATCGACAATCGGGAACTCTTCAGATCTCTTCGACCCCGACACCCTCGCCAAGCTGGGCAACCTCGAGCTGATCTCCCAAAACGTGGTCGATGGTTTCCTTTCCGGCAAACATCGTTCGACCCACAAAGGGGGCTACACGGAATTCTCTGAGTACCGTCCCTACGCCGCAGGCGATGACCTGAGAATGCTGGACTGGAAGCTCTACGCCAAGAGCGACCGCTACTACGTTCGGCAATACGATGACGAAACCAATCTTCAAGCACTACTCGTGCTGGACGGTAGTGGCTCGATGGCCTTCGGGCGGTCGACTGTCAGCAAGTGGGACTACGCCCGCATGGCTGCCTCCTGCTTGGCACGCCTTTTACTTCGCCAGCGTGACTCCGCTGGTCTTGCAATTTCTGGGCAAGGGCTGCGCAACTACCTGCGGCCGCTCCCACGAGCCAATCACTTGGCTCAGATGCTTGAGGTGATGGCCCAAAGCAAAGCGGAGGGGAAGACATCGCTAGCGGAAACTCTCCTTGAGATTCCGCAACGACTTACCCGTCGCGGCATGGTCATTGTTCTCTCCGATTGCTTCGGCGACCCTGAAGTTCTGCGAAACGCTTTCGAGCAAATCCGCTTGCGCGGCCACGACTTGCTCCTGTTCCAAGTGCTGGCACCCGAAGAAATCACCTTTCCTTTCCGGCGAGCATCATTCTTTCGCGACCTCGAACTCCCGCGTCGCCTCCAAGTTCAACCGACAGCGGTGCGTCGACAGTATTTGAAGCAATTCAACTCGTTCCAGGATCAATTGCGTCAGATCGTCAGCGATCTCGCCATTGATTACCAACAACTGCAAACCAACCAAAGTCTCGGCGATACGCTCGCCGAGTACCTCCGCCGCCGAGGGGCCAAGAAGCCCACGCAACGAGCACGAGCTTAG
- a CDS encoding MoxR family ATPase, whose amino-acid sequence MRSATASDNHQPVLAEDATNEDVAQLVDELHSTYQEMRAELAGVIVGMEDVIEQLMIGILCRGHCILQGMPGLAKTLLISQMAQIMELSFNRVQFTPDLMPADITGGEVLEEDRTTGGRAFRFVQGPLFANLVLADEINRTPPKTQSALLEAMEERQLSVAGKTYDLPEPFFVLATQNPIEVEGTYPLPEAQLDRFLLKIKVGYPDREAEREICRRQTTSYAFKAKQVINASKLLQMQALTPKVLVADHVYDAAIDLARLTRPSEGMLPAELRDKVQYGAGPRASMALLMAGKARALLNKRCHVTTTDIFAVAAPVLRHRIIPTFNAEAAGLDTDDIVTALVKQQAANVKAAQS is encoded by the coding sequence ATGAGATCAGCCACAGCCAGCGATAATCACCAGCCTGTGCTTGCCGAGGATGCCACCAATGAGGATGTCGCGCAGCTTGTTGATGAACTGCACTCCACCTACCAGGAAATGCGAGCTGAGTTGGCCGGCGTGATCGTGGGGATGGAGGATGTGATCGAACAACTCATGATTGGCATCCTTTGCCGTGGGCACTGTATCCTGCAGGGCATGCCTGGGCTGGCGAAGACGTTGCTGATCTCGCAGATGGCCCAGATCATGGAGTTGTCGTTCAACCGAGTCCAATTCACCCCCGACCTAATGCCCGCGGACATCACCGGTGGTGAAGTTCTTGAAGAGGATCGCACAACCGGAGGCAGGGCTTTCCGATTCGTCCAAGGTCCGCTGTTCGCAAACTTGGTTCTCGCCGACGAAATCAACCGCACGCCGCCCAAAACACAAAGTGCACTGCTGGAAGCAATGGAGGAACGGCAGCTCTCAGTCGCTGGCAAAACCTATGATCTTCCTGAGCCTTTCTTTGTTCTCGCCACGCAAAACCCGATTGAAGTCGAGGGAACCTATCCACTCCCCGAGGCACAGCTCGATCGCTTCTTGCTAAAGATCAAAGTTGGCTACCCAGACCGCGAGGCAGAGCGTGAGATCTGCCGTCGCCAGACGACGAGCTACGCGTTCAAAGCAAAGCAAGTCATCAATGCGAGCAAGCTCCTTCAAATGCAGGCGCTGACTCCCAAGGTGTTGGTTGCCGATCACGTTTACGATGCAGCTATCGACCTGGCACGCCTAACGCGCCCAAGTGAAGGCATGCTGCCCGCAGAGCTGCGAGACAAGGTCCAATACGGCGCGGGCCCGAGGGCGAGCATGGCGCTGCTCATGGCTGGCAAAGCCCGAGCACTCTTGAACAAGCGTTGCCACGTCACAACGACCGACATCTTTGCCGTCGCCGCTCCCGTATTACGACACCGAATCATCCCCACCTTCAACGCCGAAGCCGCGGGCCTAGACACTGACGACATCGTCACAGCTTTGGTTAAACAACAAGCGGCGAATGTGAAAGCCGCGCAGAGCTGA
- a CDS encoding DUF1501 domain-containing protein → MAFSLNRRRFIETLGVTAAGASSCSWFPQLASAAATDPKRRRSCILLWMGGGPSQTDTFDMKPQHENGGEFKENATSVPGLRFSEHLPGLAKHADQLAVIRSLSTKEGDHGRGTHLMRTGKPPMGAINYPFVGSALGKELAETIDSLPPYVSIGQNTMFGSEAFGPGFLGPKYAPLVVGSAGTSGASLASIVGLENNNSGFAKLQVNSIAPPAGVSKEQMRERLEVWRELEGNFLKNHPAAASHAHRTVYDNTLKMISSDASSAFDLSQEPEALRTAYGKGVFGQGCLLARRLVERQVPFVEVSLNSATSGGVGWDNHSNIFESVKNLSAELDAGWSSLMTDLKDRGLLETTTIVWMGEFGRTPKINGSGGRDHFPQAWSCVLAGGGIAGGQAYGKTSADGLHVEENKVDVSDVLATICSAVGVEPDTENLANTGRPIPIVDGSPISELLS, encoded by the coding sequence ATGGCATTTTCTCTCAATCGCCGCCGCTTCATCGAAACCCTCGGCGTGACGGCCGCGGGGGCAAGCTCCTGTAGCTGGTTCCCCCAATTGGCCAGCGCGGCAGCAACCGATCCGAAACGCAGAAGAAGCTGTATATTACTCTGGATGGGTGGCGGTCCTTCGCAGACAGACACGTTTGACATGAAGCCCCAACATGAGAACGGGGGCGAGTTCAAGGAAAACGCGACTTCGGTTCCTGGCCTCAGGTTTAGCGAGCATCTTCCAGGCCTGGCGAAACACGCCGATCAGCTCGCCGTAATTCGCAGCCTCAGCACAAAAGAGGGAGATCACGGTCGGGGGACGCACCTAATGCGGACGGGCAAGCCTCCGATGGGGGCAATCAATTACCCGTTCGTCGGCTCGGCCCTCGGGAAAGAGTTGGCAGAAACGATCGATTCCCTTCCCCCGTACGTTAGCATCGGCCAGAACACGATGTTCGGCTCCGAAGCCTTCGGCCCCGGTTTTCTCGGACCCAAGTACGCGCCGTTGGTGGTCGGAAGTGCTGGGACTTCGGGAGCAAGTCTGGCCTCAATTGTTGGCCTGGAAAACAACAACAGCGGCTTCGCAAAACTGCAAGTCAATTCGATCGCACCGCCTGCTGGAGTCTCGAAAGAACAGATGCGCGAGCGGCTGGAAGTCTGGCGAGAACTTGAAGGAAACTTTCTAAAGAATCACCCCGCCGCGGCGTCGCATGCTCATCGGACGGTGTACGACAACACGCTGAAAATGATCAGCAGCGATGCTTCCAGTGCCTTCGACTTATCACAAGAACCCGAAGCTCTGCGCACCGCTTACGGGAAAGGCGTGTTTGGCCAGGGCTGTCTGCTCGCACGTCGGCTCGTTGAACGACAGGTGCCCTTTGTTGAAGTCTCGCTGAACTCCGCAACTTCTGGCGGTGTCGGCTGGGATAACCACTCGAACATCTTTGAATCCGTCAAGAACCTCTCAGCGGAACTCGACGCGGGTTGGTCGAGCCTAATGACGGACCTGAAGGATCGGGGCCTCCTAGAAACCACCACCATCGTTTGGATGGGAGAGTTCGGTCGCACACCAAAGATCAACGGCTCGGGAGGCCGAGATCACTTCCCGCAAGCTTGGTCTTGCGTCCTCGCCGGCGGAGGAATTGCTGGTGGTCAAGCCTATGGAAAAACGTCTGCCGATGGCCTGCACGTCGAAGAGAACAAAGTTGACGTCAGCGACGTACTGGCAACCATCTGTTCTGCCGTTGGGGTCGAACCCGACACGGAGAACCTCGCAAACACGGGACGCCCTATCCCGATCGTCGATGGTTCCCCAATCAGCGAGTTGCTCAGCTAG
- a CDS encoding DUF1549 and DUF1553 domain-containing protein, with amino-acid sequence MSQSKLPNDDSMNEPSGIDNPGKGNPLDGFQEMALKRELQDAYAVPPLREEFTDALSHRLDKAYRESYPVNQVELAESSEILASTPKSSAPTPQQRKLRRQLYLATGLAASLLLAFITLATRDSYSWAAMLEAIREQQWVEANSEEPTSIGDGESRFWFSSRRRVAAQKSIRGTMFHDFVERSASNYSAERRVVTVNSLSRSADWDVQSQLLLAVLPGQQQASQTDSANTSRANNFQVISEDWKPVDNEGGKQQIALNVKLQQREPPHETLRLNFRCDPETHLPMSCEVVTRSKAESSDSRDLAEFRRPQRHQVNFSYPNSGPQTIYALGVPEDAQILAEDLSDQSKNAAGVSGKSEPRIARLDKPAPRKEQEDTLIVEQETTLARRPKASPIEPSALRFVVPKNPQFAFDTLALGEPLAEIEVTEQLDAALEQLWLDQGITPAEPTSDEEFLRRVYLDLTGRIPTIAEVREFEEWQKSGDNSGYREQLVESLLARRDHATHLAAVWRKLLLPDGVDLSRYGGPAELEGWLSDHFAQNLAYDELARKLLLAEGRIDDSGPLLFYAAHKLNPEELAAKTSRVFLGTRMECAQCHDHPFDEISQAQFWGFAALFAQISRPKGKIEMVSPVMQVKDSNRGEVTLPDTETVVPPYLPDGTLVVRKGKDAPSRREHLVAWLTDQQNPRFARATVNRLWAHLFGRGLVDPVDDLRADNPAVSEEVLRLLSEDFRRSGYDLRRLLRVIVASRAYQLSSRSPAVAANAAGDETVADDPARALTFAQMNLKSFTAEQLYDCIAIATGYESTANTQTQDGSLLRIGNTSRDQFLAQFSAPAGKTTDYQAGIPQALTLMHGGLTNQATAPETSGLLRSLSAPFFDDQQRIEALFLATLSRKPTPQEQETMTKLLEGVEATADRQRKLGDILWALLNSAEFTFNH; translated from the coding sequence ATGTCGCAATCCAAATTACCTAACGACGATTCCATGAACGAGCCCTCTGGAATTGACAATCCTGGCAAAGGCAATCCGCTCGACGGATTCCAGGAGATGGCGCTCAAGCGCGAGCTGCAAGACGCTTATGCAGTTCCGCCACTGCGGGAAGAATTCACCGACGCACTCAGCCATCGCCTCGACAAAGCCTACAGAGAGTCTTATCCCGTTAATCAAGTCGAGTTAGCCGAATCGTCAGAGATACTTGCCAGCACCCCGAAGTCGAGCGCACCAACCCCTCAACAACGGAAACTGCGTCGACAACTCTATCTGGCAACCGGACTAGCAGCCTCCTTATTGCTAGCCTTCATCACGCTGGCCACCCGAGACTCCTACTCTTGGGCGGCCATGCTAGAAGCAATCCGGGAGCAACAATGGGTCGAAGCTAATTCCGAAGAGCCGACCTCAATCGGCGATGGTGAGAGCCGTTTCTGGTTCTCAAGTCGTCGGCGTGTTGCCGCTCAGAAAAGTATTCGCGGCACGATGTTTCACGATTTCGTTGAACGCTCGGCCAGCAATTACTCCGCAGAACGCCGCGTGGTCACGGTCAACTCACTGTCACGCTCAGCGGATTGGGATGTCCAGTCACAGCTACTCTTGGCCGTCCTCCCTGGGCAGCAACAGGCTAGTCAAACCGACAGTGCGAACACGAGTCGAGCAAACAATTTCCAGGTGATTTCCGAAGACTGGAAACCCGTCGATAACGAAGGTGGCAAGCAACAAATCGCTTTGAACGTGAAGCTACAACAGCGAGAACCTCCTCACGAAACGCTCCGCCTGAATTTCCGTTGCGATCCCGAAACACACCTTCCTATGAGTTGCGAAGTGGTGACGCGATCGAAAGCGGAAAGCTCAGACTCACGCGACTTGGCGGAATTTCGCCGACCGCAACGGCATCAGGTTAACTTTTCCTATCCCAACTCGGGGCCACAAACTATCTACGCCTTGGGCGTCCCAGAGGATGCCCAGATACTTGCTGAGGATCTTTCCGATCAAAGCAAGAACGCTGCGGGGGTCTCCGGGAAGTCTGAGCCGAGAATTGCCCGTCTCGATAAGCCCGCTCCACGGAAAGAACAAGAAGACACCCTTATCGTTGAGCAGGAAACCACGCTTGCACGTCGCCCAAAAGCATCACCAATAGAACCATCAGCACTACGGTTTGTGGTACCTAAGAATCCACAGTTCGCTTTCGACACGCTTGCCCTCGGAGAACCTCTTGCAGAGATCGAAGTCACCGAGCAATTGGATGCCGCACTCGAACAACTCTGGCTCGACCAGGGCATCACCCCGGCTGAGCCAACGTCCGACGAGGAGTTTCTTCGCCGAGTGTATCTCGACCTCACGGGCAGGATTCCCACGATCGCCGAAGTGCGAGAGTTTGAAGAGTGGCAAAAATCTGGAGATAACAGCGGCTATCGCGAACAGCTCGTCGAATCACTTCTTGCACGTCGAGATCACGCGACCCACTTAGCCGCGGTCTGGCGAAAACTGCTCCTACCGGACGGGGTCGACCTTTCTCGCTACGGCGGACCTGCGGAGCTAGAAGGTTGGCTGTCCGACCATTTCGCCCAGAATCTTGCCTACGACGAGTTAGCACGCAAGCTGCTACTTGCCGAAGGGCGAATTGATGATTCCGGGCCACTGCTCTTCTACGCAGCACACAAGCTCAACCCCGAAGAACTCGCGGCAAAAACCTCACGTGTGTTCTTAGGAACCCGTATGGAGTGCGCTCAGTGCCACGATCATCCGTTCGACGAGATCAGCCAAGCACAGTTCTGGGGTTTCGCCGCACTCTTCGCGCAGATTTCTCGTCCGAAGGGCAAGATCGAAATGGTTTCTCCCGTGATGCAAGTGAAGGATTCAAATCGCGGCGAAGTCACCCTTCCCGATACGGAAACCGTGGTGCCACCGTACCTGCCAGACGGCACGCTCGTGGTTCGCAAGGGCAAAGATGCCCCCTCAAGGCGCGAGCATCTCGTTGCCTGGCTCACGGACCAACAGAATCCGCGCTTCGCACGTGCGACCGTCAATCGGCTTTGGGCTCACTTGTTCGGGCGGGGACTTGTGGATCCTGTTGACGACCTGCGAGCCGACAACCCGGCCGTTAGTGAAGAAGTTCTCCGGCTTCTTTCCGAGGACTTCCGTCGCAGCGGATACGACCTTCGCCGGTTACTTCGTGTGATTGTCGCCAGTCGTGCTTATCAGCTTTCCAGCCGTAGCCCCGCAGTTGCAGCCAATGCAGCTGGAGACGAAACCGTAGCCGACGATCCGGCACGTGCTTTGACGTTCGCGCAGATGAATCTAAAAAGCTTCACAGCAGAGCAATTGTACGATTGCATCGCCATCGCTACGGGCTACGAGTCAACGGCCAACACACAGACTCAGGATGGTTCATTGCTGCGTATTGGCAACACAAGCCGCGATCAGTTTCTAGCTCAGTTCAGCGCCCCAGCGGGAAAGACCACCGATTACCAAGCGGGAATTCCACAAGCCCTTACGCTGATGCACGGCGGACTTACGAATCAAGCCACGGCTCCGGAAACCAGCGGCCTGCTCCGTTCATTGAGCGCCCCGTTCTTTGATGATCAACAGCGAATCGAGGCGCTATTCCTGGCGACGCTCTCGAGAAAGCCAACCCCCCAGGAACAGGAAACGATGACAAAGCTTCTTGAGGGAGTCGAAGCCACGGCGGACCGCCAGCGCAAGCTCGGTGATATTCTCTGGGCACTGCTGAACAGCGCCGAATTTACCTTTAACCATTGA